A genome region from Arthrobacter agilis includes the following:
- a CDS encoding MarR family winged helix-turn-helix transcriptional regulator: MEAAADRDATEFDHAIEVLEEQTSVLWRRERTTSHALAKNVHPEMEPAAYGILTLLQREGSLRATDIATSIGVGKPSVSRQLAGLERLGLVSRQLDPSDARSQRVLLTARGRQQLAAAQAGRRTAFTTLMRSWDPEDVETLGLLIARLNSTYKKDTW, translated from the coding sequence ATGGAGGCAGCAGCAGACAGGGACGCGACGGAATTCGACCACGCCATCGAGGTGCTGGAGGAGCAGACGAGCGTGCTGTGGCGCCGGGAACGGACCACCTCCCACGCCCTCGCCAAGAACGTGCACCCGGAGATGGAGCCGGCGGCCTACGGGATCCTGACCCTCCTGCAGCGGGAGGGATCCCTGCGGGCCACCGATATCGCGACGAGCATCGGGGTGGGCAAGCCATCGGTGAGCCGGCAGCTCGCCGGGCTGGAGCGCCTCGGCCTGGTCAGCCGTCAGCTCGACCCGTCGGACGCCCGTTCACAGCGCGTCCTGCTGACGGCGCGGGGCCGGCAGCAGTTGGCCGCCGCCCAGGCAGGCCGGCGTACCGCCTTCACCACGCTGATGCGCAGCTGGGACCCCGAGGACGTCGAGACGCTCGGGCTGTTGATCGCCCGCCTCAACAGCACCTACAAGAAGGACACCTGGTAG